In Elaeis guineensis isolate ETL-2024a chromosome 1, EG11, whole genome shotgun sequence, a genomic segment contains:
- the LOC105037990 gene encoding ABC transporter G family member 22 isoform X2 codes for MEEELVLMPKNQEALLNLEETCKAISNSRPMQEHVGPPVRKSRSADFGASKIGYDEHGIGIKLKRENNFNRKVESARGNFSRMRARSAQFSVDINGLVHHCSGSLKEIEHVICRTPSTDFGLLNPIAGPIFPSPNLLELSRKNPYKDEAVDESPISYKKGLVPEIWEQMQMEPTLPIYLKFSDVSYQILVKVGKSPSATKYILKGVTGSVFPGEVLALMGPSGGGKTTLLNLLSGRVNIKGHGGIITYNDQPYSKWLKKRIGFVLQDDVVFPHLTVRETLTYAALLRLPKTLTKQQKEERAMNVISELGLESCQDMIIGGPLVRGISGGERKRVCIGNEILLDPSLIFLDEPTSGLDSTTALRITQMLHKMAHAGKTVVTTIHQPSSRLFNKFDKLILLGKGSSFYFGKASEAMLYFSSIGCSPLIAMNPAEFLIDLANGNMNDKSIPSELKDTFLHGSQEFKHQEQRPSPVDIHEYLLDSYETRVAQIEKQKLLRPVPIDTIRDMQVGSSLKNSGATWWQQYYILFWRGLKQRCHDYLCWIRVTQVLATAVIVGLLWWRPDASTPKKIQDQAGVLFFISVFWGFFPVFTAIFTFSQERALLVKEMSVNMYKLSAYFMARNMSDLPLDLILPIMFLLIVYFMVGLKPDFTVFLLSMLTIVLSIIAAQGLGLAIGAALMDVKKATTLASVIIMTFMLAGGFFVQRVPFFMSWIRYLSFNYHTYRLLLKIQYSCSSLDNSGNSPCNSTFIKGLRLHNGGMEAGAMIAMIFGYRLLAYIFLKKMRLRSASCL; via the exons ATGGAGGAGGAACTGGTGCTGATGCCAAAAAACCAAGAGGCGTTGCTGAATCTCGAGGAGACATGCAAAGCCATTTCGAATTCGAGACCAATGCAAGAACATGTCGGCCCTCCTGTAAGAAAGTCTCGCAGTGCAGATTTTGGTGCAAGTAAAATAGGATATGATGAACATGGTATTGGTATCAAATTAAAGAGAGAGAATAATTTTAACAGAAAAGTGGAATCAGCAAGAGGTAATTTCAGTAGGATGCGTGCAAGGAGTGCACAATTCTCAGTTGATATCAATGGACTAGTCCATCACTGCTCTGGAAGCTTAAAGGAAATTGAGCATGTCATTTGTAGGACTCCTAGTACTGACTTTGGCTTATTGAATCCGATTGCTGGTCCTATCTTTCCTTCACCCAACTTACTAGAGCTTTCAAGAAAGAACCCTTATAAAG atGAGGCAGTGGATGAGTCACCTATCTCTTACAAGAAAGGGTTGGTTCCTGAAATCTGGGAACAAATGCAGATGGAGCCCACTTTGCCCATATACCTCAAG TTTTCAGATGTCAGTTACCAGATATTGGTGAAGGTTGGAAAGTCCCCATCCGCCACAAAATACATTCTCAAAGGGGTCACTGGCTCCGTTTTCCCAGGCGAGGTACTGGCTCTCATGGGACCATCAGGAGGTGGTAAAACAACTTTGCTGAACCTGCTCAGTGGTAGGGTTAATATTAAGGGCCATGGTGGTATCATCACTTACAATGACCAACCATACTCCAAATGGCTCAAAAAAAG GATTGGTTTTGTGCTGCAAGATGATGTCGTGTTTCCGCACCTAACAGTGAGAGAAACCTTAACATATGCTGCTCTTCTCCGTCTTCCAAAGACATTAACAAAACAGCAGAAGGAAGAGAGGGCTATGAATGTCATATCTGAACTTGGACTAGAAAG TTGCCAAGATATGATAATAGGGGGACCTTTGGTGAGAGGAATTTCTGGTGGTGAGAGGAAAAGAGTCTGTATTGGAAATGAAATCCTACTTGATCCTTCACTTATTTTCCTAGATGAACCAACATCTGGTCTTGATTCCACAACAGCTCTCCGAATTACTCAGATGCTACACAAAATGGCTCAT GCTGGAAAGACAGTGGTTACTACAATACACCAACCATCAAGCAGACTGTTCAATAAGTTTGACAAGCTAATTCTCTTAGGCAAAGGCAGTTCCTTCTATTTTGGAAAAGCATCAGAAGCAATGCTGTACTTTTCCTCAATTGGTTGCTCACCCCTCATAGCGATGAACCCGGCAGAGTTTCTTATTGATCTAGCCAATGGTAACATGAATGACAAATCAATACCATCAGAGTTAAAGGATACGTTTTTACATGGAAGTCAAGAATTCAAACACCAAGAACAAAGACCATCTCCTGTGGACATCCATGAA TATTTATTGGATTCCTATGAAACCAGAGTTGCACAGATAGAGAAGCAGAAGCTTCTAAGACCAGTGCCAATTGACACTATAAGGGACATGCAAGTAGGTTCGAGCTTGAAAAATTCCGGAGCAACTTGGTGGCAGCAGTACTACATCCTCTTCTGGAGAGGCTTGAAACAGAGGTGCCATGATTACTTATGCTGGATTCGAGTAACCCAAGTCTTAGCAACTGCAGTAATAGTTGGACTGCTATGGTGGCGGCCTGATGCTTCGACTCCAAAGAAGATTCAAGATCAG GCAGGAGTGCTGTTCTTCATTTCTGTATTTTGGGGCTTTTTTCCAGTATTCACAGCGATCTTTACATTTTCCCAAGAACGAGCACTGCTTGTCAAAGAGATGTCTGTAAACATGTACAAGCTCAGCGCATACTTCATGGCTAGAAACATGAGTGATCTACCACTGGATCTCATCTTGCCTATAATGTTCTTGCTGATTGTCTACTTCATGGTGGGCTTGAAACCTGACTTCACGGTGTTTTTACTAAGTATGCTGACAATAGTTCTAAGCATTATAGCTGCTCAG GGCTTGGGACTAGCAATTGGTGCAGCACTTATGGATGTAAAGAAAGCAACAACACTAGCTTCTGTGATCATTATGACATTCATGTTAGCTGGTGGGTTTTTTGTGCAG AGGGTTCCATTCTTCATGTCATGGATTCGCTACCTGTCTTTTAACTACCATACATATAGATTGCTTCTCAAGATTCAGTATAGTTGCTCTAGTCTTGACAATTCTGGAAATAGTCCCTGCAACTCGACTTTTATTAAAGGACTTCGACTGCATAATGGAGGAATGGAAGCAGGAGCCATGATAGCTATGATCTTTGGATATCGACTATTGGCTTATATTTTCCTCAAGAAGATGAGGCTTAGAAGTGCATCTTGCCTCTGA